A window from Myxococcus fulvus encodes these proteins:
- a CDS encoding bifunctional metallophosphatase/5'-nucleotidase, translated as MPVVEGQDYNLEGQEVRLTLLHTSDIHSRLIPYDFAPLKTDQDLGLIPEAGPFGGATRMAAVLKRERSRGERVLHVDSGDCFQGAPIFNLNNGEVEFRFLSQARLDAAVIGNHEFDAGALNFTNQAKQFASFPLLAANYNWNDWRQNGSNETALEAAPYTIRNVKGLRVAILGMANISSLNSIVEGGNSLQVTPLEQNEVVRAYVDLLRPVSDLIVIVSHLGLTEDQDVIQGYEAYYEYGRARSFIRREKNPWQVLEWFGPEGNDKSVVRVQIPGVSGVDVVMGGHLHVVLNPPQLLADPSGRKVVLSHSGAFAKYVGRLELVVKMPTELGAGEGGEVVSQDYRVFPLDRLWCDEAMRKYRYDPNIFWEDGQFIQTPEVRAAMEACEAQEDRQTTHLLQPYIIGMDMRLQLTNIFSYAPTDVTRRNNSTGGDSPLGNIAADSMRKRRRVDAQMALTNSLGIRDNLYAGVITQESMFNVFPFENTINIMYLSGKEMQEMFNFVAERSAERGCVSQAQISGAKFTMDCAQVQINDLRTPCNLALKGADCPAQDRTGHAPWQCIQDESSSSDRGRCYANPGTDISVGPEPLNPFGTYRVAVNDYIAKGGSGFNVLKRNTTRQETGISLRDSLIGYMQDFCTCDDINAGYETRGNKQGAQSCGNLVNGKWVVNDRLRAACREMQDYKNELEVRVGSCTCGDLLRNGFDPSGCGVDTVTNPDQARAACISGKQVGTCTCGDLAARGYNPAGCNIPDVDEPEEAMAACAVSPGPFTGRCDCREIISGSNPVCGTVTQQLRNFCDNPTAMPIADAVDDGRIGRRVEQ; from the coding sequence ATGCCAGTCGTGGAAGGCCAGGACTACAACCTCGAGGGGCAGGAGGTGCGGCTGACGCTCCTTCATACCTCGGACATCCACTCACGCCTCATCCCCTACGACTTCGCGCCGCTGAAGACGGACCAGGACCTGGGACTCATCCCGGAGGCCGGTCCGTTCGGTGGCGCCACGCGCATGGCCGCGGTGCTCAAGCGCGAGCGCTCCAGGGGTGAGCGGGTGCTGCACGTCGACTCGGGCGACTGCTTCCAGGGCGCGCCCATCTTCAACCTCAACAACGGTGAGGTGGAGTTCCGCTTCCTGTCGCAGGCCCGGCTGGACGCCGCGGTCATCGGCAACCACGAGTTCGACGCGGGCGCGCTGAACTTCACCAACCAGGCCAAGCAGTTCGCCTCGTTCCCGCTGCTCGCCGCCAACTACAACTGGAACGACTGGCGGCAGAACGGCAGCAACGAGACGGCGCTGGAGGCCGCGCCGTACACCATCCGCAACGTGAAGGGCCTGCGCGTCGCCATCCTCGGCATGGCGAACATCTCCTCGCTCAACTCCATCGTCGAGGGCGGCAACAGCCTCCAGGTGACGCCGCTGGAGCAGAACGAGGTGGTGCGCGCGTACGTGGACCTGCTGCGGCCGGTCTCCGACCTCATCGTCATCGTCAGCCACCTGGGCCTCACTGAGGACCAGGACGTCATCCAGGGCTACGAGGCCTATTACGAGTACGGCCGCGCCCGCTCCTTCATCCGCCGCGAGAAGAACCCCTGGCAGGTGCTCGAGTGGTTCGGCCCCGAGGGCAACGACAAGTCGGTGGTCCGGGTCCAGATTCCGGGCGTCAGCGGCGTGGACGTGGTGATGGGCGGCCACCTGCACGTGGTGCTCAACCCGCCGCAGCTGCTCGCCGACCCCAGCGGCCGCAAGGTGGTGCTCTCGCACTCCGGCGCGTTCGCCAAGTACGTGGGCCGGCTGGAGCTGGTCGTGAAGATGCCGACGGAGCTCGGCGCCGGCGAAGGCGGCGAGGTCGTCAGCCAGGACTATCGCGTGTTCCCGCTCGACCGGCTCTGGTGCGACGAGGCCATGCGCAAGTACCGGTATGACCCGAACATCTTCTGGGAGGATGGCCAGTTCATCCAGACCCCCGAGGTCCGCGCGGCCATGGAGGCCTGCGAGGCCCAGGAGGACCGCCAGACGACGCACCTGCTCCAGCCCTACATCATCGGCATGGACATGCGGCTGCAGCTCACCAACATCTTCTCGTACGCGCCCACGGACGTGACGCGCCGGAACAACTCCACGGGTGGTGACTCGCCGCTGGGCAACATCGCCGCGGACTCGATGCGCAAGCGTCGCCGCGTCGACGCGCAGATGGCGCTCACCAACTCGCTGGGCATCCGCGACAACCTCTACGCGGGCGTCATCACCCAGGAGTCGATGTTCAACGTGTTCCCGTTCGAGAACACCATCAACATCATGTACCTCTCCGGCAAGGAGATGCAGGAGATGTTCAACTTCGTCGCCGAGCGCTCCGCCGAGCGTGGCTGCGTCAGCCAGGCGCAGATCTCCGGCGCGAAGTTCACCATGGACTGTGCCCAGGTGCAGATCAACGACCTGCGCACCCCCTGCAACCTGGCGCTGAAGGGCGCCGACTGTCCCGCCCAGGACCGCACGGGCCACGCGCCCTGGCAGTGCATCCAGGACGAGAGCAGCTCCTCGGACCGGGGCCGCTGCTACGCGAATCCCGGCACGGACATCTCGGTGGGCCCCGAGCCGCTCAACCCCTTCGGCACCTACCGCGTGGCGGTGAACGACTACATCGCGAAGGGCGGCTCGGGCTTCAACGTGCTCAAGCGCAACACCACGCGCCAGGAGACGGGCATCTCTCTGCGTGACTCGCTCATCGGCTACATGCAGGACTTCTGCACCTGCGACGACATCAACGCGGGCTACGAGACGCGCGGCAACAAGCAGGGTGCGCAGAGCTGCGGCAATCTCGTGAACGGCAAGTGGGTGGTCAACGACCGACTGCGCGCCGCGTGCCGCGAGATGCAGGACTACAAGAACGAGCTGGAGGTGCGCGTCGGAAGCTGCACGTGCGGTGACCTGCTGCGCAATGGGTTCGATCCGTCGGGCTGTGGCGTGGACACGGTGACCAACCCGGACCAGGCTCGCGCGGCCTGTATCTCCGGCAAGCAGGTGGGAACCTGCACCTGCGGAGACCTGGCCGCCCGCGGCTACAATCCCGCGGGCTGCAACATCCCCGACGTGGAC
- a CDS encoding NUDIX hydrolase, with the protein MRQRHSSVTDIEIIEDFSSTARCDEGFLRVKRLRCRNRRADGSSSSVYRVDVVDRPRLDAVAVLVYRRGAAGLEVLTRMNLRPAAYFRKDQRDAMTVPDPGTGYLRVEEIVAGLLEPEDKGEEGLKKRAAAEVHEEAGYPVRPEDIQLLGGSFFLAPGILSEKVFPAAVDVTDVSQEEPEGDGSPLEEGTQLHWRPLQEVLEACRRGDIPDAKTEVALTRLLARLG; encoded by the coding sequence ATGCGGCAGCGTCATTCCAGTGTGACTGACATCGAGATCATCGAGGATTTCTCGTCTACGGCGCGCTGCGACGAAGGCTTTCTCCGAGTGAAGCGGCTGCGGTGTCGCAACCGACGCGCGGATGGCTCCTCGTCGTCCGTGTACCGCGTGGACGTGGTGGACCGCCCCCGGTTGGATGCCGTGGCGGTGCTCGTCTATCGACGCGGTGCGGCGGGGCTCGAGGTCCTGACGCGGATGAACCTCCGGCCCGCAGCGTACTTCCGGAAGGATCAGCGCGACGCGATGACGGTACCCGACCCGGGCACGGGCTACCTGCGCGTGGAGGAGATCGTCGCGGGGCTGCTCGAGCCCGAGGACAAGGGCGAGGAGGGCCTGAAGAAGCGCGCGGCGGCGGAGGTCCACGAGGAGGCGGGCTATCCGGTGCGGCCCGAGGACATCCAGCTGCTGGGCGGCTCGTTCTTCCTGGCGCCGGGCATCCTGTCGGAGAAGGTCTTCCCCGCGGCGGTGGACGTCACGGACGTGTCGCAGGAGGAGCCGGAGGGAGACGGCTCGCCCCTGGAGGAGGGGACGCAATTGCACTGGCGCCCGTTGCAGGAGGTGCTGGAGGCGTGCCGGCGCGGAGACATCCCGGACGCGAAGACGGAGGTGGCGCTCACGAGGTTGCTCGCCCGATTGGGATGA